One Streptomyces sp. NBC_00440 DNA window includes the following coding sequences:
- a CDS encoding TniQ family protein: MSRTDVTTRAAAGAAAAQRIVAAGTWLRIPSAAPGVSRVRPLPGEATASYTQRLADTYQLTLPQLLDGANITLHRHGTPPAAELHLNHTATQHLAVLTRTPLPHLTRALPRLVPTDDAHHIAAAARWKRLDAEQQPVRACALCTRHRSHGTTDTAWVHRPPHRLVCPRHHQAAPDPRLATSVRIQGVPELAAAHRAPTSACYDTPELPPPGPQHAPSPPAGTTTSNTSPTAGTPA; this comes from the coding sequence GTGAGCCGGACAGACGTCACAACCCGCGCCGCGGCAGGGGCCGCTGCTGCACAGCGCATCGTCGCCGCAGGGACATGGCTGCGGATCCCGTCAGCCGCACCGGGCGTCTCCCGTGTACGGCCACTGCCCGGCGAAGCAACCGCCTCCTACACCCAACGCCTCGCCGACACCTACCAGCTGACCTTGCCCCAGCTCCTCGACGGCGCCAACATCACCCTCCATCGCCACGGCACGCCACCCGCAGCCGAACTCCACCTCAACCACACCGCGACCCAGCACCTCGCCGTCCTGACCCGCACGCCACTCCCCCACCTGACGCGCGCCCTGCCCCGCCTCGTACCCACCGACGACGCCCACCACATCGCTGCCGCCGCGCGCTGGAAGCGGCTCGATGCCGAGCAGCAGCCCGTCCGCGCCTGCGCCCTGTGCACCCGCCACCGCAGCCACGGCACCACCGACACCGCCTGGGTTCATCGGCCGCCGCACCGGCTGGTGTGCCCACGCCACCACCAAGCCGCCCCCGACCCACGACTCGCCACCAGCGTCCGTATCCAGGGCGTGCCCGAACTCGCCGCCGCACATCGCGCCCCCACCAGCGCCTGCTACGACACCCCCGAGCTGCCACCGCCTGGACCGCAGCACGCGCCATCACCACCCGCTGGTACGACCACCAGCAACACCTCACCCACCGCTGGCACACCCGCCTGA
- a CDS encoding ATP-binding protein, translating to MTTWDGFQAFATTPVAAPPPPGTPHRSLEERLAYHSRFVTVRTPAIDALAKNVRTLMILGRHQTVTARPSLIVTGPAGAGKTTALLQVGRACHLAHIRRHGATAAAGQAPVAYVLVPPAASAKTLAIEFARYLGIPVTTGMSQTQITNAVCHTYTAAKVQLVMIDEIHRLNPRTTTGAQSADLIKDLTERIGATFVYAGIDVTTTPLFTGVRGAQLAGRASLIDCDPFPARLGDEEPFRDLITAMETALDLRHHRPGTLPRLAPYLHERTAGRIGSLARLIRQAAITALIDGTERITKTTLDAIRLDHLAEQHHQPRTRPRSRNTSTS from the coding sequence CCTCGAGGAACGCCTGGCCTACCACTCGCGGTTCGTCACCGTGCGCACCCCCGCCATCGACGCCCTCGCCAAGAACGTGCGCACCCTGATGATCCTCGGCCGCCACCAGACCGTCACTGCCCGGCCCTCCCTCATCGTCACCGGTCCCGCCGGCGCCGGGAAAACCACCGCCCTGCTCCAGGTCGGCCGCGCCTGCCACCTCGCCCACATCCGCCGCCACGGCGCCACGGCAGCAGCCGGACAAGCCCCCGTCGCCTACGTCCTGGTCCCGCCCGCCGCCAGCGCCAAGACCCTCGCCATCGAATTCGCCCGCTACCTCGGCATCCCCGTCACCACAGGCATGTCCCAGACCCAGATCACGAACGCTGTCTGCCACACCTACACCGCCGCCAAAGTCCAGCTGGTGATGATCGACGAGATCCACCGGCTCAACCCCCGCACCACCACCGGCGCCCAGAGCGCCGACCTGATCAAAGATCTCACTGAACGCATCGGCGCCACCTTCGTCTATGCCGGCATCGACGTCACCACCACGCCCCTGTTCACCGGCGTACGCGGCGCCCAGCTCGCCGGACGCGCCTCCCTCATCGACTGCGACCCCTTCCCCGCCCGCCTCGGCGACGAAGAACCCTTCCGCGACCTCATCACCGCCATGGAAACCGCACTGGATCTGCGCCATCACCGGCCCGGAACCCTCCCCCGGCTGGCCCCGTACCTGCACGAGCGCACCGCCGGCCGCATCGGCAGCCTCGCCCGCCTCATCCGCCAAGCAGCCATCACCGCCCTCATCGACGGCACCGAACGCATCACCAAAACCACCCTCGACGCCATCCGCCTCGACCACCTCGCCGAACAGCACCACCAACCCCGCACCCGGCCGCGAAGCCGGAACACCAGCACGTCGTGA